One Tubulanus polymorphus chromosome 5, tnTubPoly1.2, whole genome shotgun sequence DNA segment encodes these proteins:
- the LOC141906009 gene encoding HAUS augmin-like complex subunit 1, whose protein sequence is MEFEEKLKLIQPWLCTMFGDGNVPQFEICERTVNYMYELMSRCQTKENHTALEIKDLNRKKIEYEAEAKRLHKIISTMDLSYLSDVDEHLKVLTDVAESLKLSDVSETHFMLGLETLKMELFSKTRLFRQQQKLSRKIQTEIETMQSKCTALEKTLLDLEQQARRVGPKLKKRTKETRTISSKSEDYRIAIQNFKEEMNAPYTDHGTLVEKSKMLSSLEEKLAPLNKQLDSYCSLPPDMSSAKVKIEELKRDIESVESALSDAIDQMHIGSQ, encoded by the exons ATGGAATTTGAAGAGAAGTTAAAACTG attcagCCATGGCTGTGTACGATGTTTGGGGACGGCAACGTACCGCAGTTCGAAATCTGCGAAAGAACGGTGAATTACATGTATGAGCTGATGTCGCGGTGTCAAACTAAAGAAAACCACACGGCATTGGAAATCAAGGATTTAAACCGAAAAAAGATCGAATACGAAGCCGAAG CAAAGCGTCTTCACAAAATCATCTCGACCATGGATCTTTCATATTTGTCCGATGTTGATGAACACCTTAAAGTTTTGACGGACGTGGCTGAATCGTTAAAACTTTCAGATGTATCAGAAACCCA TTTCATGCTGGGACTGGAAACTTTGAAAATGGAGCTATTCTCGAAGACGCGACTTTTTCGACAACAGCAAAAACTGTCGCGAAAGATACAAACGGAGATCGAGACCATGCAAAGCAAGTGCACCGCCTTAGAAAA GACGTTATTGGACCTGGAACAACAAGCACGGAGGGTCGGACCGAAGCTCAAGAAGAGAACGAAAGAGACGCGAACCATTTCGAGTAAATCCGAAGATTATCGAATTGCGATTCAGAATTTTAAG GAGGAAATGAATGCTCCCTACACCGACCACGGTACACTTGTAGAGAAATCAAAG ATGTTGTCCAGTCTCGAAGAAAAGTTGGCACCGTTAAACAAACAATTAGATAGTTATTGCTCTTTACCTCCT GATATGTCAAGTGCTAAAGTGAAAATAGAAGAACTGAAACGTGATATA gaatCTGTGGAAAGTGCGCTCAGTGACGCGATAGATCAAATGCACATTGGAAgccaataa